ACTGCTACCATGGGTCTGGATGCCTCCTTTATTAGCCAGGTTGCTCATGCTCTGGAAACCAAACAGCGATTACCGGTTATTTATCTGGAATTGCAACTATGTACCTGTTGTTCCGAATCCTTTATCAGAACCGCCCATCCCCTCTTTTCAGACCTGATCCTCAACCTGATTTCTCTGGATTACATGGAAACCCTGATGGCCGCTGCCGGAGAACAAGCAGAAGCAGCTAAAGCTAAAACCATGCAGGACTATCGGGGCCGCTATTTGCTTGTTGTGGAAGGAAGTGTGCCTTTAAAAGATGATGGTATATACACTACTATTGCTGGCAAAACTGCCCGCCAGGTCCTGCTGGAAGCTGCAGAGGGCGCACTGGCAGTTATCGCCTATGGCTCCTGTGCCACCAACACCTGTGTTCAGGGGGCCAGCCCTAATCCTACCGGAGCTGTCGCCGTTAAGGATATAGTGCGGAACAAACCGGTTATTGATGTGCCTGGTTGCCCACCTATTGCAGAAGTAATCGCAGGGGTGGTTGCCCACTATGTTACCTTTGATCGTTTGCCGGAGCTGACTGGATTGGGCCGTCCCAGAGCCTTCTACAATCATCGTATCCATGATAACTGCAATCGCCGGGCCTTTTTCGATGCCGGTCTTTTTGTGGAGCAATTCGATGATGAGGGGGCCAAACAGGGCTGGTGCCTCTATAAAATGGGCTGCAAAGGTCCCACCACCTATAATGCCTGTGCCATTACCCAGTGGAATAATGGAGTCAGCTACCCTATCAAGTCCGGCCATCCCTGTCTGGGCTGTTCGGAGCCCAACTTTTTCGATAACTCGCCCTTTTATACCAGGCTGGCGCATATACCTGGTCAGGCTAAACCGGTTGACCCCGATGAACTGGGTAAAAAAGTGGTTGGTGTCACAGCTGCCGGAGTGGGGTTACATGCCCTGGCCACCGGAGTGTTAAAAACCAAAAAGAAAGAAGAAGGTGAAAAGCATGGCCCAAAGAATAGTGGTTGATCCTCTAACCAGAATTGAGGGACATTTACGCATCGAAGCTGATGTAGAAGGGAACGTGATCAAGGAAGCCTATAGTTCCGGCACTGCCTTTCGCGGGCTGGAACTTATCCTCAAGGATCGGGATCCCCGGGATGCCTGGGCCTTTGCCCAGCGTATCTGTGGGGTTTGTACCCATATCCATGCCATTGCCTCCGTACTGGCAGTAGAAGATGCCCTGAAAATTGAAGTGCCTAAAAACGCCACCTTGATCCGCAATATCATGAATGCTACCCAGTTTGTCCATGACCATGTAGTGCATTTCTACCACCTGCATGCCCTGGACTGGGTGGATATCACTTCTGCCTTGAAAGCAGACCCGGCTGCGACCAGCCGTCTGGCCCAATCTCTTTCTGACTGGCCCAAATCCTCCCCTGGTTATTTCCGGGATTTACAAAAACGCTTGCAAAGTTTTGTTGCCAGTGGTCAACTGGGTATTTTCACCAATGGCTACTGGGGGCACCCGGCCTATAAGTTACCACCGGAAGTCAACTTACTGGCAGTGGCCCACTATCTCGAAGCTCTGGAATGGCAAAAAGATATAGTCAGGATACATACCATTTTTGGTGGTAAAAATCCCCATCCCAATTATCTGGTTGGCGGTATGGCCTGCACCATT
Above is a window of Carboxydocella sporoproducens DSM 16521 DNA encoding:
- a CDS encoding hydrogenase small subunit is translated as MTDTYYHALLRKGYTRRDFLRLCTILTATMGLDASFISQVAHALETKQRLPVIYLELQLCTCCSESFIRTAHPLFSDLILNLISLDYMETLMAAAGEQAEAAKAKTMQDYRGRYLLVVEGSVPLKDDGIYTTIAGKTARQVLLEAAEGALAVIAYGSCATNTCVQGASPNPTGAVAVKDIVRNKPVIDVPGCPPIAEVIAGVVAHYVTFDRLPELTGLGRPRAFYNHRIHDNCNRRAFFDAGLFVEQFDDEGAKQGWCLYKMGCKGPTTYNACAITQWNNGVSYPIKSGHPCLGCSEPNFFDNSPFYTRLAHIPGQAKPVDPDELGKKVVGVTAAGVGLHALATGVLKTKKKEEGEKHGPKNSG